A genome region from Cryptococcus tetragattii IND107 chromosome 13, whole genome shotgun sequence includes the following:
- a CDS encoding branched-chain amino acid aminotransferase codes for MSRLAPRLAIAARAVRQPTAARAIAAAFAAPLTNQTRGYRSQPMRDVMTGEIIQLPDIDPSTVKIDLTSNPKTRLPNSKLVFGHTFTDHMLTIPWSSKSGWGTPHIKPYGPLELDPSSTVFHYAFTLFEGMKAYRQEDGTVRLFRPDMNMARMNRSASRIALPNFDGEALTELIKKLIVLESEWIPKEKGYSLYVRPTLIGTQNALGVGPSNDALLFVICSPVGPYYASGFKPVQLLATTKYVRAAPGGTGGYKLGANYAPGVVPQTEAAKEGYSQNLWLLGPEHALTEVGTMNLFVAFKKPDGSVELVTPPLDDVVLPGVTRDSALQLAREHASGKTSLPGLPEKLTVSERKLVMADLVEAEKNGTLVEVFGTGTAAIVSAVDKIGYEGRDIIIPTGSDGMGDIAKGILDRITAIQTGEIEHPWSVVANEVKL; via the exons ATGTCCAGACTCGCCCCTAGACTTGCTATCGCAGCCCGTGCTGTTCGACAGCCCACCGCTGCGCGTGCTATTGCTGCCGCCTTCGCCGCTCCACTTACCAACCAGACAAGAGGGTACCGATCGCAGCCCATGAGGGATGTCATGACCGGCGAGATCATCCAATTGCCTGACATTGAC CCCTCAACCGTCAAGATCGACTTGACCAGCAACCCCAAAACACGTCTCCCCAACTCTAAACTCGTTTTCGGCCACACTTTTACCGACCACATGCTCACTATCCCTTGGTCCAGCAAGAGCGGATGGGGAACCCCTCATATCAAGCCCT ACGGCCCGTTGGAGCTCGACCCGTCATCCACCGTGTTCCATTACGCTTTTACGTTATTCGAGGGTATGAAGGCTTACAGACAGGAGGACGGCACCGTTAGATTGTTCAGGCCGGACATGAACATGGCGAGGATGAACAGG AGTGCCAGTCGTATTGCTCTCCCCAATTTCGATGGCGAGGCTCTCACTGAGCTTATTAAGAAGCTCATCGTTCTTGAATCTGAATGGATCcccaaggagaagggctACTCATTGTACGTCCGACCTACGTTGATCGGTACCCAGAATGCTCTTGGTGTGGGACCTTCCAACGACGCTTTATTGTTCGTCATTTGCTCTCCT GTCGGCCCTTACTATGCCTCTGGCTTCAAGCCCGTCCAGCTCTTGGCGACCACTAAATACGTCCGTGCCGCTCCCGGTGGTACTGGTGGTTACAAACTCGGTGCCAA CTACGCCCCCGGTGTCGTTCCTCAAACTGAGGCAGCCAAAGAAGGCTACAGCCAAAACCTTTGGTTGCTTGGTCCCGAGCACGCTTTGACTGAGGTCGGTACTATGAACTTGTTTGTTGCCTTCAAGAAACCCGACGGTT CCGTTGAGCTCGTCACCCCTCCTTTGGACGACGTCGTCCTCCCCGGTGTCACGCGAGACTC TGCTCTTCAACTCGCCCGAGAACACGCTTCTGGCAAGACATCCCTTCCCGGTCTTCCCGAAAAGCTTACCGTCTCTGAGCGAAAGCTCGTGATGGCTGATCTCGTCGAGGCCGAAAAGAATGGTACATTGGTCGAGGTCTTTGGTACCGGTACGGCCGCCATCGTCTCTGCCGTTGACAAGATTGGTTACGAGGGTCGtgatatcatcatccccacaGGCTCTGATGGGATGGGTGACATTGCCAAGGGTATTTTGGACAGGATCACTGCTATCCAGACTGGTGAGATTGAGCACCCCTGGAGTGTGGTTGCGAACGAGGTCAAGCTCTAA